A segment of the Chloroflexota bacterium genome:
GGGCTTCTTTCAATTTGCTTACAAGGGGGTCGAGATCTTTCAGCATCGTCACTGAATCCTTTCGTAGCGCAAGTTTGAAACTCGCGTTACTTGCCGATCAACACCAACACAATTGCCGTCACCGCGATGTTGGCGAGCGCGAGCGGGAACAACACCTTCCAACCAAAGCGCATCAATTGATCGTAGCGAAAACGCGGCAACGTTCCACGAACCCACATGAACAAAAAGATGAACGCCATGATCTTGATGAACAACCAATGCACGCCAGGGAAAATGCCGAACGGACCTTGATAGCCGCCGAGAAACATCGTCGAAGCGATCGCGCTGACGGTGAGCATGTGAATGTACTCTGCCATGTAAAACAGCGCGAATTTCAGCGACGAGTACTCGGTCTGGTACCCGGCGACGAGTTCAGTCTCGGCTTCGGGTAGATCGAACGGCAAACGATTCGTTTCCGCGAACGCGCAGATCACATAGATCACGAACGCGACCGGTTGCACGAACACGAACCACCACGGATTTTGTTGCTCGACGATTTTCGAAAGACTGAGCGTTTGCGAAATCATCAACACGCCGACCAGCGACAAGCCGAGCGCGATTTCGTAACTGATCATCTGCGCGGTCGAGCGCAATCCGCCGAGCAAGGAGTATTTGTTGTTCGCGCCCCAGCCGCCGAGCACGACACCGTACACACTCAGCGAGCCAATCGCGAGCAAGTACAACACCGCCACGTTCACGTCCGCGATTTGGAAAACGACCTTGTATCCGAAAATTTCCGCCGGCGGATGGAGCGGAATGACCGCCCACGCGAGCAACGCCGTGCCGACCGCAATCGCCGGCGCGATGATGTAAACAACCTTGTCCGCCTGCGCGGGAATAAAGTCTTCTTTGAAAATCATCTTGACCGCGTCGGCAATCGGTTGGAGAACTGCGATCGGTCCGATGCGCCCCACGCGATTCGGTCCCACGCGCGATTGGATGTGCGCGACGACGTACCGCTCCATCAACGTGAGGTACGCAAACAGCGTCAACAATACGATGATGACGACGAGCGATTTGACGAGCGCCTCGATGATCAATATCAACAGTGGATCAAGCGTCACAACAACCTCATACTCCCGCCCCTGCGCAAGCGGAGGCGGGTTGGGGAGGGGGTCACATGTTCTTCAACTCTTCCAAAATTTCGTCCAGCTTTTCGATACTCAAGTCCTGGAAATGTTTCTCGCCGTCCACGAGCATCACCGGCGCGTGATCGCAACCACCCAGGCATTCCGCATCGCGCAGCGTGATCTTGCCGTCGGCGGTCGTTTGTCCGGCTTTGCAACCCAGTTTGTGCTCGATGTGTTCCAGCATTTCATCCGCGCCGCGCAACGCGCACGGCAAATCGGTGCAGAACATGACGGTGTGTTCGCCTTTGGGTTCGCGCGCGTACATCGTATAAAACGTCGCGACCGAACTGGCTTCAGTTCGCGAGACGCCGACAATCGCGGCGATGTCATCGAGCACCGCGTCCGGCAAATGCCCCACTTCGCGTTGCGCGAGGTGCAACGCCGGCATCAACGCCGAACGTTTATCCGGATATTTCGTTGTCAGTTTCAGAATCTCATTACGCGCTTTTTCAGAGAGCATTGCTTTCCTCGTTGATTTTCCAACTTCCAACTTCCAATATCTAATTTCCAAAATCTAATCCCAATCGAACCCGCCCTTGCGCCAGATGTAGAAATAACCGACGAGCAAGATTAAAATAAAAACTCCCATTTCAATCAAACCGAACAATTGGAGCTGGCGAAAGAGCACCGCCCAGGGATAAAAGAAAATAATCTCGATGTCAAACAGGATGAACAACACAGCGGTGAGGAAATACTTGATCGAAACACGCCGCTTGGCGGAACCGAACGGCGGCATACCTGATTCGTACGGCGCGTATTTTTCACGAGTTGGGCGCAATGGACCGACAAGACCGGAGAGGGTCAACGCGATCGCGGTGAACGCAATCACGACGACGACCATCACGAGGATCGGTAGGAAATCAATTGGCATGCGTGACCTATGATATCAGAGGGATTAGACAACTTCGTGAATCATATTACAAATCGCTATCTTTGTCAAAAAAATATCGCCTGGTCGAGCCATCGCGTCATGAGGCAGTGAGTTGTTGCGTGAACAACCAACTCACACATCGCACCCAGAAATTTACCCTGGTCGTTTGAAATCAGATGCGATTGTCCTATCCTGACCGGCTTGAATAAAGACGCGCATCTGTGCTATACTCTTGTGCGATTCAGGAGGAGAAGAAATGATTCAGCCCACTCTAGCGCGTATCCGGATTTTCGTACTTATTTTTTCGTTTGCGCTCGCGGCGGCAGTGACGGCGTGCAGTGCGGCAAAACCAACCGTCATCATCTCGTCGCCGCCCAGCGGCAGTCAGTACAACGAAGGCGACGAAATCAAAGTGCAATCCACCGCGACCGATTCGTCGGGCGTAGACCGCGTCGAGTTGATCGTGGACGGCATCCCCCTCCGCACCGATCCATCGCCCAGCCCGCAGGTATCGTTCACCGTGATTCAATCGTGGAAAGCGACCCAGGGTGCGCACGTCATCAGCGTACGCGCGTATAACAAATCCGGCGGCGTCAGCGATGTCGCCGCGATTTCGCTTAACGTCGCGCCGGCAACTGTCGCGCAAAGCAACACGCCAACACCGATTCCGTCTCTGCCTATCCCAACCGTGCCTCCTCCGCCAGTGCCCGGCATTACACCGACCGTCACGCCGACCGGCGCGCCGAGCGGTACGTGCGTCAACAACGCGGCGTTCATCGCAGACGTGACGATTCCGGATGGAATGACGATTGCCGCGGGGCAGACCTTCAACAAGACTTGGCGCTTGAGTAACAATGGCACGTGCACTTGGACCGCGTACGAATTTACCTTTGTCAGCGGCGAAGCGATGACGGCGGGGACGATTATCGCTGTGCCGAGTCTTGCGCCGGGCGGCACCGTAGATGTGACCGTGCCCATGACCGCACCCGCCGCGCCTGGTCCGCATTCCGGCAACTGGCGAATGCGCTCGAACACCGGCGCGACCTTTGGCACGACGGTGCGCGTTCTCATCAGCGTGCCCGGCGCGGTTGTTCCAACGGCTGTACCACCGACGAACACCCCGCCACCCTCCGGGTGTACCGGCGCACCGGTCATCGCGTCTTTCAGCGCGACCGCAACGACGATCACCGTCGGTAATTCAACGACACTGCAATGGGGCGCGGTGACGAACGCCGATTCCGTCGAAATTGACCATAGCATCGGCGGCGTAGCGAGTCCGGGCAATCTAGTCGTTTCGCCCGCGACGACAACGACGTACACGATGACCGCGCGTTGCGGTGCGACGACCGCCATTCGCCAAGTCACAATCACGGTGAATCCGCTTGCGCCTCCAGCCGCGCCAGCAATGACGTCACCCTCTGATGGTAAAGTCTTTCGCGTTTTTCCACGCGTTGCTTCATTTTCCTGGAATTCGGTTGCGTTTCCGGGTGGCGTCAGTTACACCATCGAAATCCAAAAGAACACCGGTTCTTGGGTGGCTCATGTGACCGCCGGCAGTCTCGGTGCGACCAACTACTCGATGGCGGCGTTTCCCGGCGATAACCAAGGGCGATGGCGCGTGTGGGCAACTAGCCCAACCGCCGGCGCGGGCACGAAAAGTGATTGGCGGTATTTTTCATTCAATACCAGCGCCAGTCAATATGCCGGAACTTGGCTAAATGACGATGCGGCAACCAGCGGCATCACGAAAGTCATTATCACTTCCGCCGGACAAACGCTGACGGTCCACCCGTACGGCAAATGCCACCCGAGCGACTGTGATTGGGGAACCGCCAACAAAACGCTCAACACATCGGTCGAGCCGATCACCGTTTCGGGATTTTCAAGCGCCGGAAGTAATAGCATCACCATTACGCTCAATAACGATGCCGGAACTAGTTTGCGCGTGGTCTACAACAACCTCGGCATAACCTATTATTTCCACAAATAATCGCCGGCGACCGATTGGCGCAAGGATTTTCATAGAAACTCTTTGATCTTTTTTCGCCCAAGGTATTGAAAACGCGCGAGATGTGTGCTATACTCTCGCGCGAAATTCTTAACGTTGTCCAAGTGGACGCAGGCTTGGAAAGGGGGTGACCACAGCCCAATTGATCAAATCCATCGCTTGGAGTAATCTTTGGCACTTGTGCGTTCAGTTTCCGTCCAAACATCCCCAAATCCCAAGGAGGATCCGATGAGCAATCCACTCGACCTTTTGCTAGGACTCGCTTCGCCTTTGCTACTCGCCGCGCCGAAAAAAGCCGCCGCGAAAAAAGCCGCGAAGAAACCAGCGAAAAAAGCCGCCGCGAAAAAAGCGGCGCCGAAGAAAAAAGTCGCGGCTAAAGCCAAAAAACCAGCCGCACCAGTCGCCGCCGTTGCGCCCGTTGCTCCCGCTGAACCTGCGCCGATGCCAGCCGCACCGGCTCCCGCGCCTGCTCCCGTCGCACCAGTCAAGCCGTGACCAAGTTGACCCGTTGCTTGTGGCAGGCGTTGCTCGTCGGCGCGACGCCGTTGGCATTGGCGGTCGTTAAGGGCAAAGCGCGAAAGAGCAAAAAGCCGGTAAAGGCAAAATCGCCCGCGCGTCGCGCAAAACCCGCGCGCCCTTCACGCAAACCCACACGCACAAAAACGCCGGCGCGACCCGTCAAAATCTCTGCCAAGCCACTGGCAAAGCGCGCACCCGTCGCGCCAGCAAAACCGACCGCGTCCAAACCAGCGCCGCCGGTAGTTACGCCATCGGCAAAAGACGAGTCGCTCCCCAAACCCATCGCGCCCAGTGGGCGCGCGATCTTGCTTTCGCCCGAGGGCGGCAAGTTTGCCGATAGCGTCAACCCGCGTTTCCGTTGGCTTTCCGTCGGCGGCGCGACGCGCTATCAAGTCGAGTGGAGCGACAAACCGGACTTGGAAGACAGTCACGCGATCACCTCGATCGCGACCGAAGCCTTTGTCCCGGTCGAAAAGCCGCTCGCCCTAGGCATTACCTACTTTTGGCGCGTGCGCGGCGGCAACGAAGGTGGTTGGGGACCGTGGTCGAGCACCGCTTCCTTCCGCGTCCTCGAATCCACCGAGTAAGCGTTTGCGCGCCGCCGCTCTTTGCGCGAGGCATTCATGTCGCGACATTGAATGCCTCGCGCTTTTTTTGCCCAAAAGAAATTCTTTACAAAAGATGCCAACTTGCCTATAATAGCGTCGCAAAAATTCCGGACCAAAATCAGAATCAGCGGAGGATGAACGAATGACGCGCATTCGTTGCCGCGATCGGCAATGCACTTTTAACAAGAGCGGATTGTGTACGGCGGACGAAATCGAATACGAGCCGGATGCCGGCTGTCTGACGATGGAACCACGCGAGGAGTCGGACGAAGAGGAACGCGATGAGTGGGAAGGCGCTGAAGGCGAAGACTGGGAAGAGGACGACGACTGGGAAGAAGACGAGGACGACTGGGAAGAAGACGAAGACGAAGAAGTCGAGCTTGAAGACGACGACTCGCCGCGCCCCGCCACCAAGAAAAAACCAGGACGCCGCTAGCATGAGCCAGCCGCGCGACGCGGGCATCGTAATCCGTCCGCTCAAAACCTGGGACGAATTCCTCGCCGCCGAAGAACTGCAACGCATCGTTTGGAAAATGTCGGATTGGCGCGATGCCGTGCCCGGCAATCTGTTGATCGCCGCGCAGAAAAACGGCGGACTCTCGCTTGGCGCGTTCGACGGCGACGCGCTCGTCGGGTTCACGTTCAGTTTTCTCGCGCGCGAAACCGCGCGCGGCATGAACCAGCTCAAACACCACTCGCACATGCTCGCCGTGTTGCCCGAGTACCAAGCGCGCAAGATCGGCGCGCGCCTCAAGTGGGCGCAACGCGAGCATGTCCTCGCCCAAGGCATTGACCTCATTACCTGGACGTACGATCCCCTGCTCGCGCTCAACGCGCGACTCAACCTCGTCCATCTCGGCGCGATTGCGTGCCAGTATCTACCGAACGCGTACGGCGAAATGACCGACGGCTTGAACGCCGGCTTGACCTCGGATCGTTTCCAAGTCGAATGGTGGCTCAACGCGCCGCGCGTGTGCGCGCGCCAAGACGCACCGCCGCCGCGCACCGATTGGCGCGACGCGCTCCACCACGCGCAACTGGTCTTTGATCTCGCGTTCGATGAAAACAACTTGCCGCGCATCGCGCACGTCAACGACTTGCGCGACGAGACCCTGCTCGTCGAAATCCCTGCCGACCTCGCCGCCGTGAAAGCGTTCGCGCTCGACCTCGCGCGCGAATGGCGCACACACACGCGCCAGGTTTTGCAAGATGCGTTTGCCGGCGACTGGGTCGCGACCGATTTTGTCACCAGCCGCGAAGGCGCACGCGCGGCGTATGTGCTTACCCGCGCCCACCGCGACCCGCAGGATTTGTGACCGCCCACGGGTCTGACGCGATTGACACCATCGCGACGCGCCCGTATAATCGTACCCACAGCATGCAGTCCTGACGCACGCGGGCGGACTCTTCGATAGGGCATTGGGCGACTGCCGCCGATGCCTTTTTTTGTTGACCTGTCCAAAACGAGAATCCGAAATGATTGCCGGTGATCCATCGCTTAAACAATTCGTGACGCTAACGCGTTGGCAACGCGTGATCGCGTTGGGCATTGGCGCGCTCGCCGCCGCCGCGCTCGCCGCGATCTTTGCGTTTCAACCTGCCGTCGAACCGCTCCATCTCGCCGCCGGTCAAGCCAGCCCGCAAACGATCCTCGCGCCGGACCGCCTCAGCTTTCCAAGCGAAATTCAAACGCGCGACGCGCACCTCAAGGCGCAAGCCCAGGTCAAAGATGTGTACGACGCGCCCGACGCGCGGCTGGCACGCGAACAAGTGCGCCTCGCCAGCCGGCTGTTCGATCACGTCGAATCCGTGCGCCTGGATTCGTACAACCCCTCCGATCGCAAGCTCGCGTGGATCGCGACCATCCCAGGTCTGGGCGTGCCATCGTCCATCGTCAGCCGCACCTTGATGCTCGACGATGCCGCGTATCGGCGCGTCGTCAACGAAACGCTCTACGTGCTCGATGTGACGATGCGCGAAGAAATTCGACCCGGCGACGTGCCGACCCAGACCGCCAAACTTGCTTCGCGCGTGAGTCTCGCATTGCCCACCGACCAAGCCGAGGCGGTGACGCAATGGGCAAAGAGCTTTATCATTCCGAATAGTTTCTACAACGCGCAAAAGACGGAAGAAGAACGCGCGCTCGCGCGCGCCCGCGTCGGCACGATCACGCGCACGCTCGAAAAAGGCGAAGCGATTGTGCGCCAAGGCGAAATCGTTACGCCGCTCGCGTTCGAGGCGATCTCCGAAACCGATTTGTTGAATACCACGACGACGCCGGCGGACTATCTCGGTCCCGCGGCGTTCGCGCTCATTCTCGTCGCGTTGCTTGCCATGTATCTCGCGCGTTTGCGTCCGGCAGTCATCAAACAAACGCGCGCGTTGTGGCTCATCGCGTTCTTGGTCGTGCTCTTTGCGCTCGTCGCGCGCATCGTCGCGCAAAATCCGACCTTGCTCTATCTCTACCCGGTCAGCGCCGCGGCGATGTTGTTAGCCGTCCTGGTGGATGCGCCCGTTGCGCTCGGCGCGGCATGGGCGCTCGCGTTGACCGTCGGTTTCTTTGCGCCCGAACCGTTTGCCGTCGCCGCGTACGCGCTCGCCGGCAGTACGATCGCCGCGCTCAGTCTGGGTCGCATCGAACGACTGCAAACGTTTTTGTGGAGCGGCGCGTACGTCGCGCTCACGAACGCCGCAGTGACTGCCGCGTTTCTCGTCATGGATCGCAATCTCAATTGGACGGAATGGAGCATCGCGTTGTTGTTCGCGCTCAGCAACGGCGCGCTGTCCGGTTTGTTCGCGCTCGGCAGTTTGTTTTTGCTGGGCAAACTCTTCGCCATCACGACGCCGCTCGAATTGATTGACCTGGCACGCCCCACGCATCCGTTGTTGCAAAAATTATTGATGCAAGCGCCTGGCACGTATCATCACAGTTTAATCGTGAGCCATCTCGCCGAGCAAGCCGCGCATCGCATCGGCGCGGACGCGTTGCTCGTGCGCGTCGGCGCGTACTATCACGATGTCGGCAAAACATTCGCGCCGCCCTCGTTCGTCGAGAATCAACTCGACGGCGTCAACATCCATACCACGCTCGAACCGCAAGCGAGCGCGTCGATGGTCATCAACCATGTGCAGAACGGCATCGCGCTCGCCAAAAAATACGGGTTGCCGGCGCGCATTCGCGATTTCATCCCGCAACATCACGGCACGACGCTAGCCGCCTATTTTTATCGCATGGCGCTTAAAGCGAACGGCGGCGCGACGATCAACGAGAACGATTATCGCTACCCCGGACCCAAACCGCAATCGCGCGAAGCCGCGATCTTGATGCTCGCCGACGGCGTCGAAGCGACTGCACGCGCGGAACGTCCGCACTCGGCGGAGCAAATTCGCGCGATCATTGACCGCATCGTCAACGAGCGTTTGCGCGATGGGCAACTCGATGAGAGCGACCTCACGCTGCGCGATATCGTTCAAGTCAAGGAAGCGTTCTTTGGCGTTTTGCAAGGATTGTTTCATCCGCGCGTCAAATATCCCGAACCCCCGCCGGAAAATATCGAGCAAACGCTGGATCGAGCATGACCAAGTAATTGGTAAATGATACATGGAAATTACGATTCGATTGCATCGGAAATTTTCATCGCGCGTGGATCGCGCACGCGTCAAGAAAATCGCGCGGAAAACGTTGCGCGCGGAAAAGGCGAATGCGGCATTGACGATCTACGTCACGACCAACGCCGAGATGCGCGCGCTCAATCGCGATTTCCACGCGACCGACGCGCCGACCGATGTCTTGTCGTTTCCGGCGGATGGGCGTTCTGTTGAACGTTCCTATATTGGCGACATCGCGATTTCGTACGATACCGCGCGCGTGCAGGCGCGCGACGCGGGCTGGCGCATCGCGGACGAACTCGATTTGCTCGCCGTGCACGGCATTCTGCATCTGCTCGGCTACGACGATCTGACGCCGCGCAAACGCGCGCGGATGTGGAAGCGCCAAAAAGCAATCCTGGGACGCGTGGCAGGCGATGAGTAACTCGATCACCATTCGAATCGCAACCTCCGCCGACAATGAGTTGCTCGCCGAAATCGGCGCGCAAACTTTTTACGCCACTTTCGCAGTGGACAATACGCCTGCCGATATGCAGGCGTATCTCGCCGCGTCATTCAGCCCGGACATTCAAGCCCGCGAGTTGGCAGACCCGCAATCCATTTTTCTGATTGCAGAAATTGATGGCGATACAGTGGGTTACGCGCAATTGCGCCAGAACCATATACCGTCCTGCGTCACCGGCGCGCGTCCGATTGAAATCGGACGACTCTACGCGCGGAAACAATGGCACGGGCGCGGCGTGGGCGCGGCGTTGATGCGCGCGTGTCTCGCGCACGCCACGCGACAAAATTCCGATACGCTCTGGCTCGACGTGTGGGAACACAATCCGCGCGCGATTGCGTTTTATCGCGCCTGGGGTTTTACCCAGGTCGGCACGCAGGCATTTCAACTCGGTGATGATCTGCAAAACGATTTCGTGATGCAAAGACCCGTCACCCCCACGGCTTTTCAAAAGTCGCTTGACTCACTTACAACCTAACCCCCTGCCCCCTTCCCTATAAGGGAAGGGGGCAGGGGGATGGGTCTGCAACTGACTTTTGAAAAACCGTGCCATCACCCCTAACTCGGACAAGCCGAAACCGAACAAGCCAATTTAGGACGCGGATTCACGCGGATTTTCGCGGATAAGAAAAATAATCCGCGTTCATCCGCGTTTATCCGCGTCCTAAGAATTCCTGTTTTTTGCTCAAGCAGTTCACTCGTAAAGCGCGATAAATCTTGCTCCACGGAGAACAACCATGAACTACAACGTCAACGAAATTCGTTCGCACTTTCCTTCGCTCCAATCGGGAGCGATTTTCTTCGACAACCCCGGCGGCACTCAGGTTCCGCAACCGGTGATTGACGCGGTGAGCGAGTACTACCAGACTGCGAACGCGAACACGCACGGCGCGTTTGCGACTTCGCAAAAGAGCGACGCGCTGCTCGCCGAGGCGCACGCCGCGCTCGCCGATTTTCTCAACGCGCATTCGCCAGACGAAATCGTGTTCGGCGCGAACATGACGACGCTCACGTTCAGCATTGCGCGCGCGCTCGGTCGCCTGCTCGACCCCGGCGACGAGATCATCATCACGCACCTCGATCACGACGCGGACATTTCGCCGTGGCTCGCACTCGAAGAACGCGGCGCGGTGATTCGCTGGGTGGACATTCACCCGGACGATTGCACGCTCGATATGAGCGAATTCGAAAAGCACCTCAGCACCAAAACAAAAATCGTCGCGGTCGGCGGCGCGTCGAATGCGGTCGGCACGATCAACGACTTGAGAACGATCATCCCGCTCGCGCACATGGCGGGCGCAATTGCGTTCGTGGATGCGGTGGCGTTTGCGCCGCACGCGCCGATTGACGTGCAGACGCTAGACTGCGATTTGCTCGCGTGTTCGGCGTATAAATTTTACGGACCGCACGTCGGTGTGTTGTACGGCAAGTACGATTTACTCGACGAACTGCAAGCGTACAAAGTTCGTCCCGCCGACAATCAACCACCGCACAAATTCGAGACCGGCACGTTGAATCACGAAGGCATTGCTGGGTCGCTCGCGGCGATCAACTATCTCGCGTCGGTCGGCGAAGAGTACGGCGGCGCGTTTACCGCGCAGTACAAATCATTCGCGGGACGACGATTACATCTCAAAACGGCGATGAGCGCGATCCGCGCGTACGAGATGGAGGTGTTCAAACGATTGATGCGCGGTCTGCGCGTATTGCCCGGCATTCAAATGTACGGCATCACCGATTTTGCGCGCTTTGATTATCGCACGCCGACGGTCGCGTTCACGCTCGACGGGCGCACGCCGCGCGAGATTGCCGAAATCCTGGGTCGGGAAAACATTTGCGTGTGGGACGGCAACTATTACGCGCTCGCGTTGATGGAGCGCCTGGGGCTTGAAGAACGCGGCGGCGCGGTGCGTGTGGGTCTGGGGCAATACAACACGGTGGAAGAAGTGGACACGTTTTTGGATGTGATGAGGAAAATGTGCGCCGCCAAATAATCCTCCTGATATTCGGCTTGCTCCTAGCCGCATGTAGTACACCTGATCCAATCAGCGATGCTGATGCCAAGTGGCAATCGAAGAAAACCACCAGCTATCGGATTGAGGTCCGCGAAGCAAGCTTTTGGCACATCCAAACAAATATCATCACAGTCAAGAATGACCAGGTCGTCAATCAAGCCGCAAGTTGCGACAAGGCGATTTTGGAAACGACGAAATGCCAGGTGCGTCCGATTCAGGCGAGCGAGTACACCGTGCTTGGCATGTTTGCGCGCGCGAAAAAGTACATGCAGGGCGACTCCGCGCCGTTCACCAAAATCACATACGACGAGACCTGGGGCTTTCCCAGTTTGATCGTCTACAACAACACCAGGGTCACCGATTCCGGCGTGTCGTATCAGGTGCTCAAATTCGAGACACTCCCGTGATAGTGCCGCGCCACGCTTGACCGATTCGTACTTTCGTTTTAGACTAGAGCCGCCGAAGAAATTCGCATGGCATTGTTTCGGTGGAACATGTCGCACGGGCGGCGCGCCTGTCGGCTAGCGCGCGAGCCGCTCGCGCAACAGTTTTTCCTTTCAGGGAGGTTCCTGATGGTACTTGCGATGAAAAAGTTGTTCACACCCGAAGAATATCTGGCGATGGAAGAGGTCGCCGATTACAAGAGCGAATATTTCCAGGGTGAAATCTTCGCGATGTCGGGCGGCTCGGCTGATCACAGCACAATCACCAGCAATTGCATTACTGGGTTGAACCTTGCCCTCAAGGCGAAACCGTGTCGCGTTTTTGAGAGCAACATGCGCTTGCTCGTCAGGCGACACGGACTGTACACGTACCCGGACGTGATGGTTGTGTGCGGCAAAGTGGAATTCGTCCCTGGGCGCAATGACACGCTCACCAATCCTGTCATCATTGTCGAAGTGCTATCGCCCTCCACGCGCGAGTACGATCGCGTAAAAAAATTCGCGCTCTACAAACCGCTCGATTCGTTGCGCGAGTATTTGCTCGTGGATTCGGAACAGATTCACGTGACGCACTTGCGCCGCGCTGATCCAGGATCAGCGTGGACAATCGAGATGTACGACGATCTCCAATCCATTCTGCATCTCGATTCGGTCGGATGCGATCTCGCGCTCGCGCAAATCTTCGACAAGGTTGAGTTTGAAACACAATAGAGACCTGGACAGTCTCGGATCAGTTGACCATCCGCGCATTCTCCTGTAGAATTGAAATAATACTGAACTCGAGAGATTTTATGGTCCAAGTCAAGAACGGCACTTTGAGAATTTCGTACGACAAAACCGCCGATGTTCTTTACCTTGCCTTTGGCAAACCCAAAGAGGGAATTGACGAGGAGGTCAGCGAAGGTGTTTTCGTCCGGCTGGATGAACGCACCCACCGCGCGATTGGCGTTACCATTGTTGATTTCGAAAAACGTTTTTCCCGCCCGGTCTCAAAAAGTGTGCCGATTGATCTCGCGCGCTTTTTGGCGCCTGCGTAATTTTTAATCGCACCTCGGAAAACGCCCCGCGTGCCGGGGTGTTTTCATTTGATCCTCCTTCCCGTCACTCAAGGAGCGCACATGTCCGACCCAGTTACCTTCAGCATTGCTGGAACTGCCACCGCCGCGATTGGCAAGACCGGCATCGTGGACACGATTCGCGATGCCGCCGTAGATTTTCTCGTCGAGCAAGCCAAATCGCTCGGCAAAGAAGAATTCACGAATCGCATCAAGGGCTTGCGTTCCGATGGCAAACTGCGCGCGCAGATTCAAGCCGCCACAGAACGCGCAGTCAAACGCTGGGCGGACGATTACCACGACCGCGACCTCACGCTTGCGCTTGCGCGAGACACGCAGTTTGTTTATCTCCAGCCAGACCCGAAGGGTTTTTAGAAACCCTTCGGGTCTTGATCGTCGGGGTGTGCGTCAAGTTTTTGGGTGGTGAAAAAACCGTGCGAAGGTTGAACGGCAATTATATTTGATATGTCATCAAAACCTTCGCAAGGTTGAGTGTTCCAAAATTTTGACGGACACCCTGATCGTCACGGCTTTTCAAAAGCCGCTTGACTCACTTGCCAACCTAACCCCCAACCCCCATCCCTATAAGAGAAGAGGGCAGGGGGATGGGTCTGCAAATGACTTTTGAAAAACCGTGCCTGATCGTCGCACCTGTTTGACTCCCCTCGCCAATAATGTTACACTGCGCCGAAATCATTTTTTGGAGGAACCTCAATGTCGAAACCCAAAGTATTCGTCAGCCGCCTCATTCCTGAAGAAGGGCTGGCAATGATGCGCGACCTGACCGAGATGACCGTGTGGGAAGGCGAACTGCCGCCGCCGCGCGAGGTGATGTTGCATCAAGCGCGCGAGTCGGATGGACTCGTCACTCTGCTCACCGATAAAGTGGACAGCGAGTTGATGGACGTGAATCCGCACCTCAAAGTCATTTCCAATTACGCGGTCGGCTTTGACAACATCAACATTCCCGCCGCCACCGAACGCGGCATTCCCATCGGCAACACACCCGGCGTCCTCACCGATACGACCGCCGATCTCGCGTTCACGTTGTTGATGGCAGTCGCGCGGCGCATTCAAGAGAGCATTGATTACGTGCGCGCGGGCA
Coding sequences within it:
- a CDS encoding DUF2283 domain-containing protein codes for the protein MTIRAFSCRIEIILNSRDFMVQVKNGTLRISYDKTADVLYLAFGKPKEGIDEEVSEGVFVRLDERTHRAIGVTIVDFEKRFSRPVSKSVPIDLARFLAPA
- a CDS encoding cysteine desulfurase-like protein, producing the protein MNYNVNEIRSHFPSLQSGAIFFDNPGGTQVPQPVIDAVSEYYQTANANTHGAFATSQKSDALLAEAHAALADFLNAHSPDEIVFGANMTTLTFSIARALGRLLDPGDEIIITHLDHDADISPWLALEERGAVIRWVDIHPDDCTLDMSEFEKHLSTKTKIVAVGGASNAVGTINDLRTIIPLAHMAGAIAFVDAVAFAPHAPIDVQTLDCDLLACSAYKFYGPHVGVLYGKYDLLDELQAYKVRPADNQPPHKFETGTLNHEGIAGSLAAINYLASVGEEYGGAFTAQYKSFAGRRLHLKTAMSAIRAYEMEVFKRLMRGLRVLPGIQMYGITDFARFDYRTPTVAFTLDGRTPREIAEILGRENICVWDGNYYALALMERLGLEERGGAVRVGLGQYNTVEEVDTFLDVMRKMCAAK
- a CDS encoding Uma2 family endonuclease, whose translation is MVLAMKKLFTPEEYLAMEEVADYKSEYFQGEIFAMSGGSADHSTITSNCITGLNLALKAKPCRVFESNMRLLVRRHGLYTYPDVMVVCGKVEFVPGRNDTLTNPVIIVEVLSPSTREYDRVKKFALYKPLDSLREYLLVDSEQIHVTHLRRADPGSAWTIEMYDDLQSILHLDSVGCDLALAQIFDKVEFETQ